A region from the Candidatus Binatia bacterium genome encodes:
- a CDS encoding deoxyguanosinetriphosphate triphosphohydrolase has protein sequence MRREDYEERERDTLAPWASMASDSRGRAHPEPEHPLRTAFQRDRDRIVHSTAFRRLEYKTQVFVNHEGDYYRTRLTHTMEGAQISRTIARALRLNEDLAEAVVLAHDLGHTPFGHAGERVLDGLMAEFGGFEHNAQSLRIVEKLEQRYPEFPGLNLSWEVREGIVKHSSEFDRPQVRAFDPGLAPSLEAQIADHADEIAYNCHDIDDGLQSGMLERERMGDVALWREHFAVTSERWPDAPFSILRYQTVRRILDAMVSNLIQNVEEEIARRGVSSNADLRQATPNVARYSEDMAIKIRELKDFLMEQLYLHVRVTRMGVKAKTVMTGIFEAYFDEPRQMPPHIVAQISQGRDKPRVIADYIAGMTDRFALVEYRKLFDPLEKV, from the coding sequence ATGCGACGCGAGGATTACGAAGAACGAGAACGGGATACGCTGGCACCATGGGCTTCGATGGCGTCGGATTCCCGGGGGCGCGCCCATCCGGAGCCCGAGCATCCGCTGCGGACGGCGTTTCAGCGCGATCGCGATCGGATCGTGCATTCGACCGCGTTCCGACGGCTCGAGTACAAGACTCAGGTATTTGTGAACCACGAGGGCGATTACTACCGGACGCGGCTGACGCACACGATGGAGGGCGCCCAGATCAGCCGCACGATTGCGCGTGCGCTGCGGCTCAATGAGGATCTCGCGGAAGCGGTCGTTCTTGCGCATGATCTGGGTCATACGCCTTTTGGGCATGCGGGTGAGCGTGTTCTCGATGGATTGATGGCTGAATTTGGTGGTTTTGAACACAACGCGCAGAGTTTGCGGATCGTGGAAAAACTCGAACAGCGCTATCCGGAATTCCCGGGGTTGAACTTGAGCTGGGAGGTTCGCGAGGGAATCGTAAAGCATTCCTCGGAGTTCGATCGTCCTCAGGTGCGCGCCTTCGATCCGGGGTTGGCGCCGAGCCTCGAGGCTCAGATCGCCGATCATGCCGACGAGATCGCATACAACTGTCATGATATCGATGACGGACTTCAGTCGGGAATGCTGGAGCGCGAACGTATGGGGGATGTCGCCTTGTGGCGAGAGCATTTCGCGGTCACTTCGGAGCGTTGGCCGGACGCTCCGTTTTCGATCCTGCGCTATCAGACGGTGCGACGTATTCTTGACGCTATGGTTTCCAATCTGATTCAGAACGTCGAAGAGGAGATCGCTCGCCGCGGAGTTTCGTCAAACGCAGATCTGCGCCAGGCGACCCCCAACGTGGCTCGCTACAGCGAGGATATGGCCATCAAGATTCGTGAGCTCAAGGATTTTCTGATGGAGCAGCTTTATCTCCATGTCCGCGTCACACGGATGGGTGTGAAGGCAAAGACCGTGATGACGGGCATCTTCGAGGCCTATTTCGATGAGCCACGGCAGATGCCGCCTCATATTGTGGCCCAGATCAGCCAGGGGCGCGACAAGCCACGGGTGATTGCTGATTATATT
- a CDS encoding AI-2E family transporter codes for MNEPNLPIERFRRTFLLALVGLITAAFLWMIRPFLTPLLLAAILTGLSYPLQQRISRFTGGRTALAAALTILLLLLVVVGPLLAFLGVVANQAGDVTASITPWLQEQLAASKEGNLSARFPLPEFLAPYQAQIYSKLGELTSLVGQFLFATVTAATRGTASFLFALFIMLYSMFFFLRDGESLLKQVLYYIPLRTQDELRMVEKFVSITRATLKGSLVIGVLQGALAGSAFAVSGVPAAAFWGTVMAVLSTIPGLGAALVWVPAAGWLYVSGHTGAAAGLTVWCLTVVSMVDNVVRPRVVGRDTQMSDLMIMLSTLGGLLLFGATGLLVGPILAGLFVTVWEIYGEAFASYLPEVHLTRDNVPKSADGSAPDAADPPRS; via the coding sequence ATGAACGAGCCAAACTTACCGATCGAGCGCTTTCGCCGTACCTTTCTTCTGGCGCTGGTGGGCCTGATCACCGCGGCATTCCTATGGATGATTCGGCCCTTCCTGACGCCGCTTCTCCTTGCCGCGATCCTGACGGGCCTGAGCTACCCACTACAGCAGCGAATCTCCCGCTTCACCGGTGGTCGAACAGCGCTGGCAGCAGCTCTGACCATCCTGCTTCTCCTTTTGGTCGTGGTCGGTCCCCTGCTCGCCTTTCTCGGCGTCGTTGCAAATCAGGCAGGAGACGTCACCGCCTCGATCACACCCTGGTTGCAAGAGCAGTTGGCGGCGTCCAAGGAAGGGAATCTCAGCGCAAGATTTCCCCTCCCGGAATTTCTCGCTCCCTATCAGGCCCAAATCTACTCCAAGCTGGGTGAGCTGACCTCCCTCGTCGGGCAATTCCTTTTCGCTACCGTCACCGCAGCCACGCGCGGGACGGCCAGCTTCCTCTTTGCGCTCTTCATCATGCTCTACTCCATGTTTTTCTTCCTTCGCGACGGCGAGAGCCTCCTCAAGCAAGTGCTCTACTACATTCCGCTGCGCACACAGGACGAGCTTCGCATGGTCGAGAAGTTCGTCTCCATCACACGAGCAACTCTCAAGGGTTCTCTCGTGATCGGTGTTCTTCAGGGCGCCTTGGCAGGAAGTGCCTTTGCCGTCTCGGGCGTTCCGGCCGCAGCTTTCTGGGGGACCGTGATGGCCGTGCTGTCAACGATCCCCGGCCTCGGGGCGGCACTGGTCTGGGTGCCGGCCGCTGGATGGCTCTATGTGAGCGGTCACACAGGTGCGGCCGCGGGCCTGACGGTCTGGTGCCTCACGGTCGTCAGCATGGTCGACAACGTGGTGAGGCCTCGCGTCGTGGGTCGCGATACGCAGATGTCGGATCTTATGATCATGCTCTCGACGCTCGGCGGCCTCCTCTTGTTCGGAGCAACGGGCCTCCTGGTCGGCCCGATCCTTGCGGGACTCTTTGTCACCGTCTGGGAAATCTATGGCGAGGCATTTGCGAGCTACCTGCCGGAAGTTCACCTCACGCGAGACAACGTTCCCAAATCGGCGGACGGCTCTGCCCCTGACGCGGCCGATCCCCCGAGATCCTGA